Genomic DNA from Acidobacteriota bacterium:
GCCGATGTAGGACATGCGGTTGGAAACGAAGCCGTCGAAGTATTGGGTTCCGTCGGTGCCCACGTCCAGGCCGCCGACATTGCCCAGACGGAAGAACTCGCCGAGCCAGCCATCGTTGTCGATGCCGCTGACGGTCTCCACCAGGCTGCCGTCGAGCCAGAAGCGAAGGGTTCCGTCGTTGGTGCCCGTCGCGGTGGCCTTGCGCCATTCCACTTCGATCATGTGGGGCGCGTCGCTGAGGTCCGTCCAGGCGGTCTTGGACCAGCTGTCGTCGTCGTTGTGGGCCTTGACCAGGATCGAGTACTCACCCCCCGGCACCTTGCGCACCACGAAGGTGAGAAGTCGCCGTTGGCTGGGATCGGTGCCGAAGAGGAAGCCGATCTTGTGCCGCTTGTTGTCCACCATGGTGATGGAGTTGGGGTCGTACCAGAAGCGTACGCGGTAGCGCGGCTCGTCGCTGGGGGTCTCGTCCACCACCCAGGCGTTGGTCTGATCGTCGCTGGCGGCGCTCACCGCCATGCCGTTGGCCGAGCCCGGCGCGATGCCGGCGGCGCCGCTGGTGGTGAGATTGCCGCCGGGGTCGTTTTCGCTCCAATTGCTGGTACCGGACTCGAAGGAATCCTCGAAGATCAGGTCGTCTCGATAGGTCAGGCAGCCGGGGAAGGATCCGGCGCGAGAGACCACGTGGGAGTTCATGCGGTCGGGAATGCGTTCCGGGGCGGTGCCGAAGGGATGACCATCGCCCAGGGTCAGGCTGATATTGCCCAATCCGCCGCCCAGCAGGTGGCAATAACTCATGATGGTGCCGGTGCCTGGACCGCTGCCGGGCAGCGACGTGCCGCCGCAGTAGCAGCCGCTCTGGCCGCATTGGCCGGAGTAGCATTGATCCACCGCGCTGGGGCTGCCGCCGACGCCCTCGTAGCAGTGGCTGTGGGGCGAGTTGAAGTTGTGGCCGATCTCGTGGGTGGTGACCACGATGTCCCACACCGAGGTCGGAATGGCGAGATTGAAATTGCCGCCGAGACCGGCGCTGAAGCCATAGTCGCCGCCGTAGTTGTCGCTATTGGGGGAGAGGCTGGGGCAAGCGCCGCCGTGGTTGTAGTTGAAGGCGCCGCTGCACAGGACGCCGACCCAGGCGATGCCGCCGCCCAGGTTGCGGCCGCTGAGGAAGTGGGCGAAGGTGCGGTCGACCTCGCTGCGGTTGTCGTTCCAATAGCGGCCGAAGTCGAAGAGGTTGCAGGTCGTGGAGGTCTGACCCCAGGGATCCGACGGCGAGGTCCAGAGGGAGAGGTGCTGGAGCAGCATGGAAGTGTCCACCTCGTCGCTGTAGACCACCGAGGCGTAGGCCACCAGGTCACCGGCATAGTCGATGGCGTCGCTGATGTCGCCGCCGAAGAGCTGGAGATACTCCCAATCGGTCTCGAAGGCGGCGCGGGCGGTGAAGGTCGGGGGTGTTCCTTCGGTAGCGGCGGGAGGCGCCGGTGCGGTCCCCTCCGTCGGTGCCAATTCGGCGCCGGGGGGCGGCAGAAGCTCATCGGTGGCGCAGGCGAAGTCCGCCGCCTGGGCCGCCATCTCGGTGGCGGTGTCGATCTCCCGCACCGCCAGGCCGCTCACCGGGCCACCGGCGCGCTCACCGCCGGCGAGGATCCACCAGCGTCCCTGGCTCTCCACCAAGCCGCGCATGCCGCCGCTCTCGAGCACCGAGAGCACTACCCGAGATCCCGGATCACCGTCTACCCGGCCTTGAAAATAGGCATTTTTTGGCACCGGGTGGAAATTTTCGGTCCCCTGGCCATCGCGGGAAACCAACACCGCGTCCGGGGCGAAGGCTTCGAAGCGAGTCAGAATCAGACGGTCGGAGCTGCCGAGCTCCGGGACGTTCTGTAGCTCGAGGGTCTCCCCGGTGGGGATGGCTCGGGCCAGGGTCTCCAAGTCTTGAGAATCGGCGCTCAATACCGTGGCAGCGCCCGCGGATGGGGCGGTGCTCAAGACGAGAACGGCACCGAGCAAGAGAGTCCAGAACTTCATGTTGAGAATCCTCCAAGATCATTCAGGCCATCCCGGTGGGAAGTTGTTCCATCTTCCTATGCGCGGGACAGCGTTGCGGCTAGGTAGCTCTATACAAGGAAGCAAATATCATGCCGATCTGGGCTCTGGGGATGTTGTCCCCTGCGAGCCTCCGGAGGGCACTTGGATAAGCGAGCCCTCGTTTGCCGGCGAGGCGAACGAGCAAGGCCATCTCGGGCCAGCTGAGAGGAGACGCTGTGAGTCGAACCATGGATGCGAAAGAAGCGGCGGAGCTGGCGTCGGTGCGCGGCGAGATCGAGGCAGCGGATCGGGAGCTCCTGACCCTCGCCGCCCGCCGCCTGGAGCTGGCGCGCCGAGAAGGTGAGCTGAGGCGGGCGGCGGGAGGTGTGGGCATCGACTTCACCTACGAACGGGTGGTGCTGGAAGCAGCCCGACGTTTGGGGGCGGCGGTGGGCTTGGGAGCGGAAGTGGCGGAGGATCTGGTGGCGCGGCTGGTGCGGGCCTCGGTGACCGCTCAGGAAGAAGACAGTCTGCGCCAGGCCGCCACCGGCGCCGGAGATCGCGCGGTGGTGGTGGGCGGCAGCGGCCGCATGGGCCGCTGGATGTGCCGTTTTCTTGAAGCTCAAGGGTTCGACGTGGCGATCCTCGACCCGGCGCTGCCGGCGGAGCGCCAGCGGGCGGAGACCTGGCTGCCGACGGCCCAGCTGGTGATCTGCGCCGCTCCGCCGCGCCCCGCTGCGGAGATCTACGAGGCCTGGTGCTCGGCGCCGCCTTCCGGCGTCATCGCCGACCTGGCGAGCATCAAGACCCCGCTGCTGCCGGCACTGCGCCGGTTGCAGGAGGCCGGCGGCCGAGTGGCCTCCTTTCATCCCATGTTCGGCCCGGACAAGGCGCTGCTGCGGGATGCCGACGTCCTGCTCTGTGAGACCGGCGATGGGGATGCGGAGGAGGTGATAGAGAGCCTCTTCCGCCCCACCACGGCCCGCTTGGTGCGGGTGCCGGTGGAGCAGCACGACCGGCTGATGGCGGATTTGCTGAGCCTGGCCCACGCCGCTGCCATCGCCTTCGCCGTAGCGCTGCCCGCGGCCGATCACCCGGTGCGCAGCACCACCTTCCAGGCGCTGGAGGACCTGGCCGGCCGGGTGGTCTTGGAGAGCCCCGACGTGTACTACGAAATCCAAGCCCTGAACCCTCATTCGGTGCGCGCCGTGGAGAAGCTCCAGTCGGCCCTGGACACGCTCTTGGACATGGTTCGCCGGGGCAATGTGGAAGGCTTCCGGCAGCTCATGGAGCTGGGACGCCGCCGCACCACCACCGTCACCTGTCATTGGGCTGGTGAGTCGTAGGGCGGGGGAGGAAACTCCGAGAGGTCAATCCTCTTCGTGAGCATCCTCCGGGCGATAGGTGAGCAAATACTCCTGCATGCCGTGGCGCAGTAGGAAGCTCTTGCGCACCTCGAACCCCGGCATCGCCCGTAGTAGGTCCGGTTGGTGGTAGCGGGGGCCGGGGCGAGTGGCCTCTTGGTTGCCGATGGCGGCCAGCCGATCCGGCGCCAGGATGCGGTAGGCCAGGGGGCGGGCGGGGATCTGACGCCGAATGGAGACCATGCAAAAGAGCTGGGTTCCCGAGTGACAGAGGGGGATCAGCCGCTGCATCAGGGCTGTCAGCTCGGGGCGGCCCAGATAGTCCAGGACATCCCAGGCCAGGATCACCTCATACGGCTCTCCGCCAGCGGGGGGCAGCAACTCGTCGCACACTTGGCCAAAGGAACCATCGTTGTCGCCGTGGGCGGCGTTGGCCTCCGCCAGGCCACGGTAGAGATCCGTCACGTGCAGCCGGCAGCCGAGGGCCGCCAAGGTCTCCAGATTGGATCCGGCGGCGGGCCCCAGGTCCAGAACCCCCTGGCCCGGTCGCTGCCGGAGCTGCTCGAAGATGAAGGGCAGGGCCAGGCTGTGGCGGACGACGTCGTCGCCGCCGTTGGTGCCGGAAGAGCGGTTGGACCGGAAAGGACGAGCCATGGCGCGGGGCATGGTGGGGCGCGGGCTCAGGACCGCTGACCGCTACGGCCCGCCGAAGAGGAAGAGCCACCGGAGCCGCTGGATCCACCCTTCGAGCCGGAGCTGCCGGAGCTGTCCTTCGAGCTGGAGCCTCCGGAGGAGCCCCCCGAGCCTCCCGAGCTGCTTCCGGAGCCGCCGCCGGCGTTGCGCTTCGGTTCCATGTCGATGGAGCCCTTGAACTGCGCTCCGTTCTGTAGGCTGACCCGGGGGGCGGTGATATTTCCCTCGACATTGCCGGAGTCGTGGAGGATCACCTCCTCGGTGCCGTAGAGATTGCCCACCACCGTGCCTTCGACGTGGATGCTGCGGCCGTGGACATCGGCGTGGGCGCGGCCGTTGGAGCCGATGGTGACCTTGTTCTTACGGAAGGCGATGTCGCCGTCCACCGTTCCTTGGATCACCAGGTCCTCATCACCGGAAATCTTGCCCTCGATGGTCACCGACGGGCCGATGAAGGCCTGTTGCCCGCTGCCGGAGGGGGCAGGGCGACGCTCCGCCGGGTTGGACCGGGGGGATTGGGCACGGGGCGGGGCGGCGGCGGATGGGGCTTCAGGCTTCTGCGGCTCGTTCTTTTTCCACACTCTCGGGGGTCCTCCTGGCGGGGATGTTGGTCTAGGGATTTAATTATGGCGATGAATCTATTAGTGCTGTCTCAGGATGTCAACCGGGCTGTCTCGGGATCTCGACTGGTAGGTCCGGACCCGCCCAGTGATGCTACCAGCTCGGCAGGTCCGTAAGCCCTTACTTTCGCTGCAGTGAATCTTCTCCGGGCTCAGGAAGGGAGCTGCCGGCACGCCGACGGAAGATGGTCACCGCATCCGCGCCGCCAGGGATGGGGATTCGGGCTACCTCTTGGTAGGCGGAGGAGAACCACTGCCGGCCCACCACCTGGGCCATCAGTCCGTGGACGCGCCCACTGTCCAGCACATAGTCGGTGGGAGAGGTGAGGAAGGCATGCTCCAGATCTCTGCGGGCCACCGCGGTGAGCACGCCGGGGGTGACCAGCCCGAGGAGGTCCAAGACGTGGCGCTGGCTGAAGTAGGCTACGGTGCCCACCTCCACATAGGCCACCGTAGCGTCCGGCGGCTCGTGGCCGGTTCCGGGGCGACCCGGGCGGCGATCAGTAGGATCGCCAAAGAGGGCAACAGCTCGAGGCCGTTGTGCAACCAAAAGTAGGTGCTGGTGAGCACCAGGCTCCCGGCCCCCAAGGCTTCCGGCGTCCGGCCCAGGCGCCGCCCTTCCAGCGTCAACAGGCCGGCGAGGCGAGCGGTGAGCAGGCCGACCACCAGGATCCACGCCGCCGCCAGCAGCAGCCAGCCGAGGGTGCGGATCTTGGGGAAGCTGGGCATGGCGGCCGGGTGGCTCAGGTCCCCGCCGGCCCGGTTCTGTGCCGGCGGCAGCGCGGGCTCGGTGGAAGCAACGGGTACAGGGGGAGCGTAGAGCTCAGCGGGATGGAGCGCTGGAGAAGAAGACCAAGATCTCCAGGTCCTCGGTGATGGAATGGAAGCGGTGCTCGATGCCGGCGCGCACGAAGAGGACGCTGCCGGGGCTCACCGCCTGGTCTTCCTCTCCGGCCTTGAACCGCCCCCGGCCGGCCACCACGTAGTAGACCTCGTCTTCATCGTGGGGACTTTGCAGATCCGGTTGACCGGCGGCCAGCCGGTAAACGCCGCAATTGAGGCTGGGGACCCGCAGGAACTCGCGATAGGGATCGTCCGGGAGGGACGGCAGCTGGTCGAGATGAAAATAGCGGGCCGGCGGTGCGCCGTTGGATTCGGTGGTCATGAAGGATCACCTCGAGAGATCGTGGTTGAGGAGCCCGGGCAGGTCGACAGCACCTCGGTGAGCAACGAGCCTCCCCCTCTACCGGGAGGTCGGGTGGGGGGCTGGGAGAGGGGGATCGAGGGGGTGAGGGCTGGCTCATTCGAGTCGCTCTTCTCCGTCTCGATTAGTTCGATAGGTGGGCTCTTTTCTAACATCTTACTAACAAAAACGAAGAGTAACACGCTATCCCGAAGGCCCGATCCCGCCTACCCCGTCCTCAGCGGAAGTCATGGCTGGGGGTCTCCAGCACCTCCCGTAGCGGCGCGAACTCCTGGCCGAGGATGCTCCAGCTGCCGTCCCGGCTCTGCAGCTCACCCTCGACGATCAACCCCGGGGAGCCGACGATGATCTGGCGCTGGCGCTGCAGCAGGTCTGGGCGCACGATGGCCTGGGCCATGCCGGTCTCGTCTTCCACGGTGATGAAGAGGATGCCCGAGGCGGTGCCGGGGCGCTGGCGCACGATCACCGACCCCGCCACCTTGACCCGGGTGCCGGGCTGCATCCGCGGCAACACCGCCGCCGGCACCACTCCCAGGTCCGCCAGCCGGGGACGCAGGTGGGTCAGGGGATGGGCGCCGGTGGTCAGACCGGTGCCTTCGTAGTCAGCGATCATGCGGTCGACGTTGGACATCTCCGGCAACGGCGAGGGCGCCGTGTCGGGCTCGTGGCGGTAGAGCTCGCCGGCGTCCTTGGACACCCGGGCCACCTGCCATAGGGCCTCCCGGCGGCTGTGGCCGAAGCCCCGCAGGGCGCCGACTTGGGCGAGCAGATCGAGCTCCTTGCGCCGCAGCCCGCAGCGGTGGGCCAGCTGCTCCAGGCTGGCGAAGGGCTGCGCCTGGGCGATGGCCTCGCCGGACTCCCGCCGCAGCCCGCGGACGTAGCGCAGACCCAGACGCACGGCGCCGGCGGGGGCGCCGGGATAGCGGCGCCGCTTCGGCCGGTCCTCCCAGCGGCAGCGCCAGCCGGAGCGCTGGACGTCGATGGGCAGCACCTCGACACCGTGTCGCCGGGCGTCCTGAATCAACGTCGCCGGATGGTAGAAGCCCATGGGCCAGGCGTTGAGCAGGCCGATGAGGAAGGCGGTGGGGTGGTGGGCCTTGAGATAGGCGCTGGCGTAGGCGATGAGGGCGAAGCTGGCGGCGTGGGATTCGGGGAAGCCATAGAGGGCGAAGGAGGTGATGCTCTGGACGATCTGATCCTGGGTGGCGCCGCGGATGCCGCGCTCCTCCATGCCCGCCCGCAGCCGCTTCTCGATGGCCTCCATGCGCTCCGCCGAGCGCTTGAAGCCCATGGCCCGGCGCAGCTCCTCCGCCTCGCCGCCGGAAAACCCCGCCGCCACCATGGCGATGCGCAGCAGCTGCTCCTGGAAGAGGGGCACTCCCAGGGTGCGCTCGAGGATAGGCTTCAGGCTGGGGTGGAGATAATCCACCGGCTGGCGCCCCTGGCGGCGCTCGAAGAAAGGATGGACCATACCGCCGACGATGGGGCCGGGGCGGATGATGGCCACCTGCACCACCAGGTCGTAGAAACGCTGGGGATTGTTGCGCGGCAGCGACGCCATCTGTGCCCGGCTCTCCACCTGGAAGACGCCCACCGTATCCGCCTGACGCAGCATCTCGAAGGTCTTGGGGTCGTCCGGCGGCAGGTGC
This window encodes:
- a CDS encoding polymer-forming cytoskeletal protein, with the translated sequence MWKKNEPQKPEAPSAAAPPRAQSPRSNPAERRPAPSGSGQQAFIGPSVTIEGKISGDEDLVIQGTVDGDIAFRKNKVTIGSNGRAHADVHGRSIHVEGTVVGNLYGTEEVILHDSGNVEGNITAPRVSLQNGAQFKGSIDMEPKRNAGGGSGSSSGGSGGSSGGSSSKDSSGSSGSKGGSSGSGGSSSSAGRSGQRS
- a CDS encoding prephenate dehydrogenase/arogenate dehydrogenase family protein, which encodes MSRTMDAKEAAELASVRGEIEAADRELLTLAARRLELARREGELRRAAGGVGIDFTYERVVLEAARRLGAAVGLGAEVAEDLVARLVRASVTAQEEDSLRQAATGAGDRAVVVGGSGRMGRWMCRFLEAQGFDVAILDPALPAERQRAETWLPTAQLVICAAPPRPAAEIYEAWCSAPPSGVIADLASIKTPLLPALRRLQEAGGRVASFHPMFGPDKALLRDADVLLCETGDGDAEEVIESLFRPTTARLVRVPVEQHDRLMADLLSLAHAAAIAFAVALPAADHPVRSTTFQALEDLAGRVVLESPDVYYEIQALNPHSVRAVEKLQSALDTLLDMVRRGNVEGFRQLMELGRRRTTTVTCHWAGES
- a CDS encoding cupin domain-containing protein: MTTESNGAPPARYFHLDQLPSLPDDPYREFLRVPSLNCGVYRLAAGQPDLQSPHDEDEVYYVVAGRGRFKAGEEDQAVSPGSVLFVRAGIEHRFHSITEDLEILVFFSSAPSR
- a CDS encoding class I SAM-dependent methyltransferase: MARPFRSNRSSGTNGGDDVVRHSLALPFIFEQLRQRPGQGVLDLGPAAGSNLETLAALGCRLHVTDLYRGLAEANAAHGDNDGSFGQVCDELLPPAGGEPYEVILAWDVLDYLGRPELTALMQRLIPLCHSGTQLFCMVSIRRQIPARPLAYRILAPDRLAAIGNQEATRPGPRYHQPDLLRAMPGFEVRKSFLLRHGMQEYLLTYRPEDAHEED
- a CDS encoding M12 family metallo-peptidase; the protein is MKFWTLLLGAVLVLSTAPSAGAATVLSADSQDLETLARAIPTGETLELQNVPELGSSDRLILTRFEAFAPDAVLVSRDGQGTENFHPVPKNAYFQGRVDGDPGSRVVLSVLESGGMRGLVESQGRWWILAGGERAGGPVSGLAVREIDTATEMAAQAADFACATDELLPPPGAELAPTEGTAPAPPAATEGTPPTFTARAAFETDWEYLQLFGGDISDAIDYAGDLVAYASVVYSDEVDTSMLLQHLSLWTSPSDPWGQTSTTCNLFDFGRYWNDNRSEVDRTFAHFLSGRNLGGGIAWVGVLCSGAFNYNHGGACPSLSPNSDNYGGDYGFSAGLGGNFNLAIPTSVWDIVVTTHEIGHNFNSPHSHCYEGVGGSPSAVDQCYSGQCGQSGCYCGGTSLPGSGPGTGTIMSYCHLLGGGLGNISLTLGDGHPFGTAPERIPDRMNSHVVSRAGSFPGCLTYRDDLIFEDSFESGTSNWSENDPGGNLTTSGAAGIAPGSANGMAVSAASDDQTNAWVVDETPSDEPRYRVRFWYDPNSITMVDNKRHKIGFLFGTDPSQRRLLTFVVRKVPGGEYSILVKAHNDDDSWSKTAWTDLSDAPHMIEVEWRKATATGTNDGTLRFWLDGSLVETVSGIDNDGWLGEFFRLGNVGGLDVGTDGTQYFDGFVSNRMSYIGN